A region from the Vibrio navarrensis genome encodes:
- a CDS encoding carbohydrate ABC transporter permease — protein sequence MLLSQTIKAPKVSASWIIMGSTQLAHKHWVTGGVFLAIQCLFLLYLPDLAAALKGLVSLGDVAQTRQGFKVIQGDNSIFMLVEGVIALLFLFLAITAYVVNVRQAQECQPCRLSVRQQLKAIYDDKFAFIVLSPAFIASIAFIIMPIAITVLVSFTNYSAPHHIPPKNLVDWVGFKNFLTLFELRIWSSTFVGVATWTVIWAIAATICTCGFGFILALALENRNIKAKKLWRFVFILPYAIPAFVTLLMFRLLLNGIGPVNATLNAWGFESVAFLSDPHLAKLTVIAVSVWVGAPYFMLLISGALTNIPRDLYEASEVDGASKFQQFREITLPMVLHQVAPSLVMTFAHNFNNFGAIFLLTEGGPINPEYRFAGHTDILITWIYKLTLDFQQYQIASVISIVIFLFLSVIAIWQFRRMKSFKDDVGM from the coding sequence CATCAAAGCACCGAAAGTGTCGGCCTCGTGGATTATCATGGGCTCAACACAACTGGCGCACAAACATTGGGTTACTGGCGGGGTTTTCCTCGCCATCCAATGCCTGTTTCTGCTCTACTTGCCGGATTTAGCGGCCGCACTCAAGGGCTTGGTATCACTGGGCGACGTGGCGCAAACTCGCCAAGGGTTTAAAGTGATTCAAGGAGACAACTCCATCTTTATGTTGGTGGAAGGGGTCATTGCCCTGCTGTTTCTTTTCTTAGCGATTACCGCCTACGTGGTTAACGTTCGTCAGGCGCAAGAGTGTCAGCCATGCCGTTTGAGCGTGCGCCAGCAACTTAAAGCCATCTACGACGACAAATTCGCCTTTATCGTGTTGTCACCGGCGTTTATCGCCAGCATCGCTTTCATCATCATGCCGATTGCGATCACCGTGTTGGTCTCGTTCACCAACTACTCAGCGCCGCACCATATTCCGCCGAAAAATCTGGTCGATTGGGTCGGTTTTAAAAACTTTCTGACGCTGTTTGAGCTGAGAATTTGGTCGAGCACCTTTGTCGGTGTCGCCACTTGGACGGTCATCTGGGCGATTGCCGCGACCATTTGCACTTGTGGTTTTGGTTTTATCCTCGCGCTGGCGCTGGAAAATCGCAACATCAAAGCGAAAAAACTATGGCGTTTTGTGTTTATTTTGCCCTATGCCATTCCTGCGTTCGTGACGCTGCTGATGTTCCGCCTGCTACTCAACGGTATTGGCCCAGTCAATGCCACACTCAATGCTTGGGGCTTTGAGTCGGTCGCTTTTCTCTCGGATCCACATTTAGCCAAGCTGACCGTGATTGCGGTGAGTGTTTGGGTCGGCGCGCCCTACTTTATGCTGCTGATTTCCGGCGCGTTGACCAATATTCCACGCGATCTGTATGAAGCGAGTGAAGTCGACGGCGCCAGCAAGTTCCAGCAATTTCGTGAAATCACCCTGCCGATGGTGTTGCATCAAGTCGCACCGTCGTTAGTGATGACCTTTGCCCATAACTTCAACAACTTCGGTGCGATTTTCTTGCTCACCGAAGGCGGGCCAATCAATCCGGAATACCGTTTTGCTGGCCATACCGACATTTTGATCACTTGGATTTACAAACTGACGCTCGACTTTCAGCAGTACCAAATCGCTTCGGTGATTTCGATTGTGATCTTCTTGTTCCTGTCGGTGATTGCTATCTGGCAATTCCGCCGCATGAAATCCTTTAAAGACGATGTGGGGATGTAA
- a CDS encoding sugar ABC transporter permease translates to MSRVLEKLGTVIVYLFLAVNAILVLGPVLWTVLASFKPGNNLFSSSFGEFAFTLDHYKALFTDTPYLEWYKNTFMLATANMVISLVIVTMTAFVFSRYRFQGKRNVLMSILVLQMFPAFLSMTAIYILLSKMGLIDTYIGLLFVYVTGSLPFMTWLVKGYFDAIPTSLDEAAKIDGAGHMTIFLEIILPLAKPILVFVALVSFTGPWMDFILPTLILRSEEKMTLAIGIFSWITSNSAENFTLFAAGSLLVAVPITLLFVATQKHITTGLVSGAVKE, encoded by the coding sequence ATGAGTCGTGTATTAGAAAAACTGGGTACCGTAATCGTCTATTTGTTCCTCGCCGTCAACGCCATCCTGGTGCTTGGCCCGGTACTGTGGACAGTGCTGGCTTCGTTTAAACCGGGCAACAACCTGTTCAGCTCCTCGTTCGGCGAGTTCGCTTTTACCCTCGACCATTACAAAGCGCTGTTTACCGATACCCCGTATTTGGAGTGGTACAAAAACACCTTTATGCTCGCGACAGCCAATATGGTGATCTCTTTGGTGATTGTCACCATGACGGCATTTGTTTTCTCGCGCTACCGCTTTCAGGGCAAACGTAACGTGTTGATGAGCATTTTGGTGTTACAGATGTTTCCGGCCTTTCTCTCGATGACGGCGATATACATTCTGCTGTCAAAAATGGGCTTGATTGATACCTACATCGGCTTGCTGTTTGTCTACGTGACGGGCTCTCTGCCCTTTATGACTTGGCTGGTGAAAGGCTACTTTGACGCCATTCCTACCTCGCTGGATGAAGCAGCGAAAATCGACGGCGCCGGACACATGACCATCTTCCTTGAGATCATTTTGCCACTCGCCAAACCGATCTTAGTGTTTGTCGCCTTGGTCTCTTTTACCGGCCCTTGGATGGATTTCATCCTGCCGACGCTGATTTTACGCAGCGAAGAGAAGATGACGTTAGCCATCGGCATCTTCAGTTGGATCACCTCCAACTCAGCGGAAAACTTCACCCTGTTTGCCGCTGGCTCGCTACTGGTCGCCGTACCGATCACCTTGCTGTTTGTCGCCACTCAAAAACACATCACAACTGGCTTAGTCAGTGGCGCAGTAAAAGAATAA
- a CDS encoding glycoside hydrolase family 13 protein, with product MITRSSLTHLAKSADSYAYDNDTLHIRFRSAKGEVDRVTLWIGDPYTWAEGGLDGGNLGGSDAHGWTGGTEVPMQLEGQSEHHDHWFAPFVPPKKRTRYGFILHGKAGEKLLFGEKRCVNIQDERTAEIELSNLSNFFCFPYINPKDVLKTPQWVRSTIWYQIFPERFYNGRAEISPANVQPWGSTPTSDNFMGGDLWGVIEKLDYLQELGVNGLYFCPIFTANANHKYDTVDYYNVDPHFGGNEAFRALVQEAHRRGMKVMLDAVFNHIGHQSPLWLDVVEKGAESRYADWFWIKQFPVYPDKPKSEWDFSNLNYETFGNVAEMPKLNTENPECRAYLLDVARHWVQEFDIDGWRLDVANEVDHEFWRDFRRLVKGIKPDCYILGEIWHEGMPWLRGDQYDSLMNYPLTQAITDFFALGNDDKTSFINAVTRSYLAYPRNVNEAMFNLLESHDTTRLLSLCGNDKRKAKLAYLFMFTQVGSPCIYYGGEVGMDGQKGMGLELNRKCMIWDEQQQDLEFKAFMQKLIRLRQAYPECNLPYLEWIEVDHPHVVAFRKGALQVALNNSDSEARCLINGTELALPAFGFELRDLTTAEVL from the coding sequence ATGATTACTAGAAGCTCATTAACTCACTTGGCGAAAAGTGCGGACAGTTACGCCTACGACAACGACACTTTGCACATTCGCTTTCGCAGTGCCAAAGGCGAAGTTGACCGAGTGACACTGTGGATCGGCGACCCCTACACCTGGGCCGAAGGCGGCCTAGACGGTGGAAATTTAGGCGGCAGCGACGCGCACGGCTGGACAGGCGGGACTGAAGTGCCGATGCAGTTGGAAGGACAAAGCGAACATCATGATCACTGGTTCGCCCCGTTCGTGCCACCGAAAAAACGCACCCGCTACGGCTTTATTTTGCATGGCAAAGCGGGTGAGAAACTGCTGTTTGGCGAAAAACGTTGTGTGAACATTCAAGACGAGCGCACAGCCGAAATCGAACTGAGCAACTTAAGCAATTTCTTCTGCTTTCCCTACATCAACCCCAAAGATGTGTTGAAAACCCCACAATGGGTACGCAGCACCATCTGGTATCAGATTTTCCCGGAACGTTTTTACAACGGCCGTGCGGAGATCTCGCCTGCCAATGTGCAGCCGTGGGGCAGCACGCCCACCAGCGACAACTTCATGGGCGGCGATCTATGGGGCGTGATTGAAAAACTCGATTACTTGCAAGAACTCGGGGTCAATGGTCTCTATTTCTGCCCGATTTTCACCGCCAATGCCAACCACAAATACGACACGGTCGATTACTACAATGTCGACCCGCATTTTGGCGGCAACGAGGCATTCCGTGCTTTGGTTCAAGAAGCGCACCGTCGTGGCATGAAGGTGATGTTAGACGCGGTATTCAACCACATCGGCCATCAATCCCCACTGTGGTTGGATGTGGTGGAAAAAGGCGCTGAGTCTCGCTACGCCGATTGGTTCTGGATCAAGCAATTTCCGGTTTATCCAGACAAGCCCAAATCGGAGTGGGACTTTAGCAACCTCAATTACGAAACGTTCGGCAATGTGGCAGAAATGCCCAAACTCAATACCGAAAACCCAGAGTGCCGCGCCTACCTGTTGGATGTGGCGCGCCATTGGGTGCAAGAGTTTGATATCGACGGCTGGCGTTTAGACGTAGCCAACGAGGTCGACCACGAGTTCTGGCGTGATTTCCGCCGTTTGGTCAAAGGCATCAAGCCCGATTGCTACATTTTGGGCGAGATATGGCACGAAGGCATGCCGTGGCTGCGCGGCGATCAATACGACTCGCTGATGAACTATCCGCTGACACAGGCAATCACTGACTTCTTTGCCCTTGGCAACGACGACAAAACCAGCTTCATCAATGCGGTCACGCGCTCTTACCTTGCTTACCCGCGTAACGTCAATGAGGCGATGTTTAATCTGCTGGAAAGCCACGACACCACGCGCCTGTTGAGCCTGTGTGGCAACGACAAGCGCAAAGCGAAACTGGCGTATCTGTTTATGTTCACCCAAGTGGGCTCTCCGTGTATCTACTACGGCGGCGAAGTGGGCATGGACGGGCAAAAAGGCATGGGCCTAGAGCTAAACCGCAAATGCATGATTTGGGATGAGCAGCAGCAAGATCTCGAATTCAAAGCCTTTATGCAAAAGCTGATTCGACTTCGCCAAGCCTACCCGGAGTGCAACCTGCCTTACTTAGAGTGGATCGAGGTGGATCATCCACACGTGGTGGCTTTTCGCAAAGGCGCACTGCAAGTGGCCCTCAACAACAGCGACAGTGAAGCGCGCTGTCTTATCAACGGCACTGAGCTTGCTTTGCCCGCGTTTGGCTTTGAACTGCGTGATCTCACCACTGCGGAAGTGCTATGA
- a CDS encoding ROK family protein yields the protein MKLGLSVDSEWIWGVLIDNDGQPRYRNQLKTPLSAQQTAEVITSMALSMQRMFGPLTLVGINLMPDCWQGALSNGKEVLTDWLTTHLSVPCQLFNPAVIALAQIPNLPQGNVLSAVLDDGCELYVTDQLCRREPYRHVLDLGWAHKPLKGYQSLIDGLTPLCNCGSDECIRQYLSRKGIERQYHQLSLQHRTARDIVFGVDDNHAWSTRIYRIWVDQLARSLSDAVFRFQPKLLVLSGSLILHPDLALTLKSTLSRYCQFDALPEILCLHNDEYRFAEGAVSMCTVNCAQPSTFTA from the coding sequence ATGAAGCTGGGTCTTTCTGTCGATTCAGAATGGATCTGGGGGGTGCTCATCGATAACGATGGGCAGCCCCGTTATCGCAATCAGCTCAAAACGCCACTCAGCGCGCAGCAAACCGCTGAAGTCATCACTAGCATGGCGCTGAGCATGCAGCGCATGTTCGGCCCACTGACACTGGTCGGTATCAATCTCATGCCCGATTGCTGGCAAGGCGCACTCTCCAATGGCAAAGAGGTATTGACCGATTGGCTGACAACGCACCTCTCGGTGCCCTGCCAGTTGTTTAATCCGGCGGTGATCGCCTTAGCGCAAATCCCAAACCTGCCGCAAGGCAACGTTTTAAGCGCGGTATTGGATGACGGCTGCGAGCTGTACGTTACCGATCAGCTTTGCCGACGCGAACCGTATCGCCACGTGCTCGATTTAGGTTGGGCGCACAAACCGCTCAAAGGGTATCAAAGCTTAATTGACGGGCTGACACCGCTGTGCAACTGCGGCAGTGATGAGTGCATTCGTCAGTACTTGTCACGCAAGGGGATTGAGCGCCAATATCATCAGCTCTCTTTGCAACATCGCACCGCGCGCGACATCGTCTTTGGTGTTGATGACAACCACGCTTGGTCAACGCGCATCTATCGTATCTGGGTCGATCAGCTTGCCAGATCGCTCTCCGATGCGGTGTTTCGCTTCCAACCTAAGCTGCTGGTCTTAAGTGGCAGCTTGATCCTGCACCCTGATCTCGCCTTAACGCTCAAAAGCACTTTAAGCCGCTACTGCCAATTTGACGCCCTACCGGAAATTTTATGTCTGCACAACGATGAGTATCGTTTTGCCGAGGGCGCCGTCTCGATGTGCACCGTAAATTGTGCACAACCTTCTACATTCACTGCATGA
- a CDS encoding TrmB family transcriptional regulator, translating into MTELVTKLMDFGFTKTDALVYINLLKNGRASGYKIAKEISLSRSSVYSSIDNLYKNGCIFMSDGETKEYEAKSPDLIFSQIEKKTIENIQILKKELSRMMLQEEKEFIYNVSGFENLLQKAREMLNLAQIEVYLNTDFHLDLLADEICHAIERGVRVIVFSFNRLTLPHPKVEHYSRSDSPEQRYPSHRFMLVVDMKQAMMFSHREETQGLFSNNRLMVKMMAEHIHSDIYLTEYEKLAPEKRCRIATVHELENNMVVDDRLTLKAQSKA; encoded by the coding sequence GTGACCGAGCTGGTAACAAAACTGATGGACTTTGGCTTTACCAAGACCGATGCCTTGGTTTATATCAATTTACTCAAAAATGGCCGCGCCAGCGGTTATAAAATTGCCAAAGAGATTTCGCTCTCTCGCTCATCTGTCTATTCATCGATTGATAACTTGTACAAAAATGGCTGCATCTTTATGTCCGATGGTGAGACCAAAGAGTACGAGGCCAAATCGCCCGATTTGATTTTTAGCCAGATTGAGAAAAAAACCATAGAAAACATTCAGATCCTGAAAAAAGAGCTCTCACGCATGATGCTTCAGGAAGAGAAAGAGTTTATCTATAACGTCTCTGGTTTTGAAAACCTGCTGCAAAAAGCGCGCGAGATGCTGAACCTGGCGCAGATCGAAGTCTATCTCAATACCGATTTTCATCTCGACCTACTCGCCGATGAGATCTGCCACGCGATTGAACGTGGAGTACGCGTCATTGTTTTCTCTTTCAATCGCTTAACCTTGCCGCATCCGAAAGTCGAGCACTATTCGCGATCCGACAGCCCAGAGCAGCGTTATCCTTCACACCGCTTTATGCTGGTGGTGGACATGAAACAAGCGATGATGTTTTCACATCGCGAGGAGACGCAGGGGCTATTTTCCAACAACCGTTTGATGGTCAAAATGATGGCCGAACACATCCACAGTGATATCTATCTCACTGAGTATGAAAAGCTAGCGCCGGAAAAACGCTGTCGTATTGCCACCGTGCACGAGCTCGAAAACAATATGGTGGTGGATGATCGCTTAACCTTAAAAGCACAAAGCAAAGCCTAG
- a CDS encoding DUF368 domain-containing protein, translating to MNYLSTFLKGLAMGAADVVPGVSGGTIAFITGIYDTLLESIRRINPSIFRLWKAQGFTAAFQHINGFFLIALFGGVLTSIATLAKLITWMLANHPIPIWSFFFGLILVSVYHILRQVERKDVTRFALLLFGIVFAYSITVLKPLHLEPTSLNVLLAGAIAICAMILPGISGSFILLLIGMYAPVLGAVKNVQLDILGLFLAGCVAGLLTFSHVLSWLLRRFRDFTLMFLTGLMIGTLPKIWPWKETISWRLNSKGEQVPLVQHNLSPFEFESLTSQPSQLGLAIIMALLAFVLVLGLEKFAEANQKTH from the coding sequence ATGAATTATTTATCCACGTTTCTCAAAGGGCTGGCCATGGGCGCCGCCGATGTGGTCCCGGGCGTTTCTGGGGGTACCATCGCTTTTATCACTGGTATTTACGACACCCTACTTGAAAGTATTCGCCGCATTAACCCGAGCATTTTTCGTTTATGGAAAGCCCAAGGCTTTACAGCCGCTTTTCAGCACATCAACGGTTTTTTCCTCATTGCGCTGTTCGGCGGCGTACTCACCAGTATCGCCACGCTGGCTAAGCTAATTACTTGGATGCTGGCCAATCACCCGATCCCGATTTGGTCGTTCTTTTTTGGCCTGATCCTCGTTTCCGTGTACCACATTCTCAGACAAGTTGAACGCAAAGATGTGACGCGTTTTGCTCTGCTATTATTCGGCATCGTTTTCGCCTACAGCATCACGGTGCTCAAACCACTGCATCTTGAACCGACGTCGCTCAATGTCCTGTTAGCAGGCGCGATTGCCATCTGCGCAATGATCTTACCGGGCATTTCTGGCAGCTTTATTTTGCTGCTGATCGGCATGTACGCGCCTGTGCTCGGCGCGGTCAAAAACGTGCAGCTTGATATTCTCGGACTGTTTCTCGCCGGATGTGTCGCGGGCTTGCTGACGTTTTCTCATGTGCTCTCTTGGCTGTTACGCCGCTTTCGCGATTTCACCTTGATGTTTCTCACCGGATTGATGATCGGCACACTACCGAAAATTTGGCCATGGAAAGAGACCATCAGTTGGCGCCTCAACTCCAAAGGTGAGCAAGTGCCTCTGGTGCAACATAATCTCTCTCCATTCGAGTTTGAAAGTCTGACCTCGCAACCTTCGCAGTTAGGCTTGGCCATCATCATGGCCTTGCTGGCGTTTGTCTTGGTACTGGGGCTGGAGAAGTTTGCCGAAGCCAATCAAAAAACGCATTAA
- the pulA gene encoding pullulanase-type alpha-1,6-glucosidase, giving the protein MNIQPFNLSMVAKAILPLLATSIVAGCNSSNSDSSTPQQPEPSKTARVYYKANSAVAAADTSAYDKASLYVWNNDNCNSYAETDPNANDWGTGIAPKGVDDKLGAYWDLDVREDATQCINFIPRIDGNKPLGDFDAKLDLTQTGKSNAVFTQEGVKAVYPELIPTSDIPANTARVYMNTPDGDQSAFRLHVWNDDTCKNYGSTNTSWPGIEPTGVSEVYGPYWDLPVTGTDSCLNIIPNNKSNGDYQTANLKFEFDKTTVIGNVAFVFKGTDKVYYTALAQKPVAQVELAGASAIFADDKVILVNAKDATSVTLYYSQSGELAFDSATKKVTGATKQVTSSKVASGDWASAKPHLKNDFIGFEMDFSGEGLALKDLLKGQLMVVASDATGVIKATEVQPASALDALYADSATKLSYGAIINQDSSTTFRLWAPTAQSVKLIPYSADKQAQSAIAMSFDASSGAWVAENTALKHGDFYRYEVTVYHPATDEVETYQVTDPYSLSLSMNSEYSQVVDLENAELKPSGWDALAAPHAQDNPASFVLYEAHIRDFSALDSSTIEANRGKYKAFTQSGSAPVEHLKNLAKSGVTHLHLLPTFDIATINEDPSKVADINAKFAKLCELDASVKDDKDFGGYCAGDETIAAVFDTLSKADSKDNAVVQRLNSHVRNVDSFNWGYDPYHYTVPEGSYSSDAEGMTRIKEFREMVMAVKQDVGMNVVMDVVYNHTNESGVSSKSVLDRIVPWYYQRLNEFSGAVEQSTCCSNTAPENKMFGKLIDDSIATWVKEYKIDAFRWDLMGHHPLAQMQQTLAAAQAVDPHVYFYGEGWNFGEVGNDRMFKQATQPNLGGTGIGSFSDRLRDAVRGGGPFDGEATLRSNQGFGNGIYVQVNDKNTQTAELKKTALHLADLTRLGMAGNLKEFPFTDSTGKAITGGELDYNGQPAGYAQDAWEIQNYVSKHDNQTLWDNNQYKIAYDVTSADRTRMQAVSLSTAVLGQGIPFIHMGSELLRSKSMQRDSYDSGDWYNRVDFTKQDNNWNVGLPREDKDGSNWGIISDVITGSSDRAMPTATDIGNMDKFFNELAALRASSGLLTLGKGSEIIKRVKFHNTGADQTPGLIVMSVDNSGELYDAKVDATRDGLVVVVNASPSALSSFAHFDATGYSLHAIQAAAGNDSLAKNQDQVASVTEGKLSVPAWSVAVFEKLRN; this is encoded by the coding sequence GTGAACATACAACCTTTTAATTTATCAATGGTGGCGAAAGCCATCTTACCTCTGTTGGCCACATCGATCGTTGCTGGCTGTAACTCTTCAAACAGCGACAGCAGCACCCCGCAACAACCTGAACCCAGCAAAACGGCGCGTGTTTACTATAAAGCGAATAGCGCAGTGGCAGCGGCCGATACCTCTGCTTACGACAAAGCTTCGCTGTATGTATGGAACAATGACAACTGCAATAGCTACGCCGAAACCGATCCCAATGCCAACGACTGGGGAACAGGCATAGCGCCAAAAGGGGTAGACGATAAGCTCGGTGCTTACTGGGATCTCGACGTCCGTGAAGATGCGACTCAGTGTATCAACTTTATTCCGCGCATTGATGGCAACAAACCGTTGGGCGACTTCGATGCCAAGCTCGATCTGACGCAAACAGGCAAAAGCAACGCGGTGTTTACCCAAGAAGGCGTCAAGGCGGTTTATCCTGAGCTGATCCCGACCTCGGACATTCCTGCAAACACGGCGCGCGTTTACATGAACACGCCAGATGGCGACCAAAGTGCGTTCCGCTTGCATGTGTGGAATGACGACACGTGTAAAAACTATGGCTCAACCAATACCAGTTGGCCTGGCATTGAGCCGACGGGCGTGAGTGAGGTGTATGGCCCGTATTGGGACTTGCCTGTCACCGGTACCGACAGCTGTCTCAATATCATTCCAAACAACAAATCGAATGGCGATTACCAAACCGCGAACTTGAAGTTTGAGTTTGATAAAACCACGGTGATTGGCAATGTGGCGTTTGTTTTCAAAGGCACCGATAAGGTTTACTACACCGCTTTGGCGCAAAAACCAGTGGCACAAGTGGAACTGGCGGGCGCGAGCGCGATTTTTGCCGATGATAAAGTCATCCTAGTCAATGCCAAAGACGCAACCAGCGTCACGCTCTACTATTCACAAAGCGGCGAACTCGCGTTTGACAGCGCGACTAAAAAAGTCACTGGCGCCACCAAACAGGTGACGTCGAGCAAAGTGGCAAGCGGCGATTGGGCCAGCGCTAAACCCCATTTGAAAAATGATTTTATCGGTTTTGAGATGGACTTTAGCGGCGAAGGTCTCGCGCTGAAAGATCTGTTGAAAGGTCAGCTAATGGTGGTGGCTAGCGACGCGACAGGCGTTATCAAGGCGACCGAAGTGCAGCCAGCCAGCGCACTGGACGCATTATACGCGGATAGCGCGACCAAGCTAAGCTATGGCGCGATCATCAACCAAGACAGCAGCACCACGTTCCGTTTGTGGGCACCGACCGCGCAAAGCGTCAAACTGATCCCTTACAGCGCAGATAAACAGGCACAAAGCGCAATTGCAATGAGCTTTGACGCCAGTAGCGGTGCTTGGGTAGCAGAAAACACAGCGTTAAAACACGGTGATTTCTACCGCTACGAAGTGACGGTTTACCACCCTGCAACCGACGAAGTGGAAACCTATCAAGTGACCGACCCGTATTCATTGAGCTTGTCGATGAACTCGGAATACAGCCAAGTGGTGGATCTGGAAAATGCCGAGCTGAAACCGTCGGGTTGGGATGCGCTTGCCGCGCCGCACGCGCAAGATAACCCAGCCAGCTTTGTCTTGTACGAAGCGCACATTCGTGATTTCTCTGCGCTAGACAGTTCAACCATTGAAGCGAACCGTGGCAAATACAAAGCCTTTACTCAAAGTGGTAGCGCGCCTGTTGAGCATTTGAAGAATCTGGCGAAATCGGGTGTTACTCATTTGCATCTGTTGCCTACCTTTGACATCGCGACCATCAACGAAGATCCAAGCAAAGTGGCCGATATCAACGCTAAGTTCGCCAAATTGTGTGAACTCGACGCTAGCGTGAAAGATGACAAAGACTTTGGCGGCTACTGCGCCGGAGATGAAACCATCGCCGCGGTGTTTGACACTCTGTCAAAGGCCGACAGCAAAGACAATGCGGTGGTTCAGCGCCTCAACAGCCATGTTCGTAATGTTGACTCATTCAACTGGGGTTACGATCCATACCACTACACGGTGCCAGAAGGCTCTTACTCCTCTGACGCCGAGGGCATGACGCGCATCAAAGAGTTCCGTGAGATGGTGATGGCGGTGAAACAGGATGTCGGTATGAACGTCGTGATGGATGTGGTGTACAACCACACCAACGAATCGGGCGTCTCTTCCAAGTCGGTTCTCGATCGCATTGTGCCTTGGTATTACCAGCGCTTGAACGAATTCTCTGGCGCGGTGGAGCAATCCACCTGCTGCTCAAACACCGCTCCTGAGAACAAAATGTTCGGCAAATTGATCGACGATTCGATCGCCACTTGGGTGAAAGAGTACAAGATTGATGCCTTCCGCTGGGATTTGATGGGACATCACCCACTGGCGCAAATGCAGCAAACCCTCGCGGCGGCGCAAGCGGTCGATCCACACGTTTACTTCTACGGTGAAGGGTGGAACTTTGGTGAAGTAGGCAATGATCGCATGTTCAAGCAAGCGACACAGCCGAACTTAGGCGGCACGGGCATCGGCTCTTTCTCTGACCGTCTGCGCGACGCCGTTCGCGGTGGAGGCCCATTTGATGGTGAAGCGACCCTGCGTTCGAACCAAGGTTTTGGTAACGGTATTTACGTACAAGTGAATGACAAAAATACTCAAACCGCAGAGCTGAAGAAAACCGCGCTGCACTTGGCGGATCTCACTCGCCTTGGTATGGCGGGCAACCTGAAAGAATTCCCATTTACCGACAGCACAGGCAAAGCGATTACAGGTGGTGAGCTGGACTACAACGGCCAACCGGCTGGTTATGCGCAAGATGCGTGGGAAATTCAAAACTACGTCTCTAAGCATGACAACCAAACATTGTGGGACAACAACCAGTACAAGATTGCGTACGACGTGACGTCTGCTGATCGTACTCGCATGCAGGCGGTCAGCCTGTCAACGGCGGTGCTGGGACAGGGGATTCCGTTTATCCACATGGGCAGTGAGCTGCTTCGTTCTAAATCGATGCAGCGCGACTCGTACGATTCGGGTGACTGGTACAACCGTGTTGATTTCACCAAACAAGACAACAACTGGAATGTTGGCTTGCCACGTGAAGATAAAGATGGCAGCAACTGGGGCATCATTAGCGATGTCATCACAGGTTCGAGTGATCGCGCCATGCCAACCGCAACAGACATCGGCAACATGGACAAGTTCTTCAATGAACTGGCGGCGCTGCGTGCATCCTCTGGCTTGTTGACCTTAGGCAAAGGCAGCGAAATCATCAAACGAGTTAAGTTCCACAACACTGGCGCGGATCAAACCCCGGGTCTGATTGTGATGAGCGTGGATAACAGCGGTGAGCTGTACGACGCGAAAGTGGATGCAACTCGTGATGGCTTAGTGGTGGTGGTGAACGCTTCACCAAGCGCATTGAGCAGCTTCGCTCACTTTGATGCGACAGGTTACAGCCTGCATGCCATTCAAGCTGCCGCTGGCAATGATTCTTTGGCGAAAAACCAAGATCAAGTGGCGTCAGTGACCGAGGGCAAACTCTCTGTGCCTGCGTGGTCTGTGGCGGTGTTTGAGAAGCTGCGTAACTAA